A portion of the Novosphingobium sp. KA1 genome contains these proteins:
- the tuf gene encoding elongation factor Tu → MAKAKFERNKPHCNIGTIGHVDHGKTTLTAAITKVMSETFGGEAVDFANIDKAPEERERGITISTAHVEYETEARHYAHVDCPGHADYVKNMITGAAQMDGAILVVNAADGPMPQTREHILLARQVGVPQLVVYMNKVDQVDDPELLELVELEVRELLSSYDFDGDNIPVIKGSALAALEGRDDEIGKNSILELMKAVDDFIPQPPRPTDKSFLMPVEDVFSISGRGTVVTGRVETGIIKVGEEVEVVGIRDTQKTTVTGVEMFRKLLDQGEAGDNIGALVRGLKRDDVERGQVLAKPGTVTPHTEFSAEVYVLSKDEGGRHTPFFANYRPQFYFRTTDVTGEVILPEGTEMVMPGDNVSLSVKLIAPIAMDEGLRFAIREGGRTVGSGVVATITK, encoded by the coding sequence ATGGCGAAGGCAAAATTCGAGCGGAACAAGCCGCACTGCAACATCGGCACCATCGGTCACGTTGACCACGGCAAGACCACGCTGACGGCCGCCATCACCAAGGTGATGTCGGAAACGTTCGGCGGTGAAGCTGTTGACTTCGCGAACATCGACAAGGCTCCGGAAGAGCGCGAGCGTGGCATCACCATCTCGACCGCTCACGTCGAGTACGAGACCGAAGCCCGTCACTACGCGCACGTCGACTGCCCGGGTCACGCTGACTACGTGAAGAACATGATCACCGGTGCTGCCCAGATGGACGGCGCTATCCTGGTCGTGAACGCTGCTGACGGCCCGATGCCGCAGACCCGCGAGCACATCCTGCTTGCTCGCCAGGTCGGCGTGCCGCAGCTCGTCGTGTACATGAACAAGGTCGACCAGGTCGACGATCCGGAACTGCTCGAGCTCGTCGAACTCGAAGTTCGCGAACTGCTCTCGTCGTACGACTTCGACGGCGACAACATCCCCGTCATCAAGGGTTCGGCTCTCGCCGCTCTTGAAGGCCGTGACGACGAAATCGGCAAGAACTCGATCCTCGAGCTCATGAAGGCCGTTGACGACTTCATCCCGCAGCCGCCGCGCCCGACCGACAAGTCGTTCCTGATGCCCGTCGAAGACGTGTTCTCGATCTCGGGCCGTGGTACGGTTGTGACCGGCCGCGTCGAAACCGGCATCATCAAGGTTGGTGAAGAAGTCGAAGTCGTCGGTATCCGCGACACGCAGAAGACCACCGTCACTGGCGTCGAAATGTTCCGCAAGCTGCTCGACCAGGGTGAAGCCGGCGACAACATCGGCGCGCTGGTTCGTGGCCTGAAGCGCGACGACGTTGAGCGTGGCCAGGTTCTCGCCAAGCCGGGCACCGTGACCCCGCACACCGAGTTCTCGGCTGAAGTCTACGTCCTGTCGAAGGACGAAGGCGGCCGTCACACCCCGTTCTTCGCGAACTATCGTCCGCAGTTCTACTTCCGTACCACCGACGTGACCGGCGAAGTGATCCTCCCCGAGGGCACCGAGATGGTCATGCCTGGCGACAACGTATCGCTGTCGGTGAAGCTGATCGCTCCGATCGCCATGGACGAAGGTCTCCGCTTCGCAATCCGCGAAGGCGGCCGCACCGTCGGTTCGGGCGTTGTTGCCACGATCACGAAGTAA
- the rpsJ gene encoding 30S ribosomal protein S10 yields MEAQNIRIRLKAFDHRVLDQATGEIADTARRTGALIRGPIPLPTKIEKFTVNRGPHIDKKSREQFEVRTYKRLLDIVQPNAATVDALMKLDLAAGVNVEIKLA; encoded by the coding sequence ATGGAAGCTCAGAACATCCGTATCCGCCTCAAGGCGTTTGACCATCGCGTGCTCGACCAGGCCACTGGCGAGATCGCCGACACGGCCCGCCGCACCGGCGCTCTGATTCGTGGGCCCATTCCGCTCCCGACCAAGATCGAGAAGTTCACGGTTAACCGTGGTCCGCACATCGACAAGAAGTCGCGTGAGCAGTTCGAAGTCCGCACCTACAAGCGTCTGCTTGACATCGTGCAGCCGAACGCAGCAACCGTCGACGCTCTGATGAAGCTTGACCTGGCTGCCGGCGTGAACGTCGAGATCAAGCTGGCCTAA
- the rplC gene encoding 50S ribosomal protein L3 — translation MRTGVIAKKVGMTRLFQEDGRHVPVTVLALEDCQVVSVRTADRDGYVAVQLGAGEAKQKNVAKPQREHFAKAQVPLKMRVAEFRVADDALLEVGATIAASHFVPGQLVDVGGHTQGKGFQGAMKRWGFGGMRATHGVSISHRAHGSTGNRQDPGKVFKNKKMAGHMGDRQRTQQNLEVVRVDDERGLIFVKGSVPGSKNAWLTVSDAVKVDRHAEAPYPAGIKSVANTNDTAAAVTPAEAVAPEATEGQEG, via the coding sequence ATGCGTACAGGCGTGATCGCCAAGAAAGTCGGGATGACCCGCCTGTTCCAGGAGGACGGTCGCCACGTGCCCGTCACTGTCCTGGCACTTGAAGACTGTCAGGTGGTTTCGGTTCGTACTGCTGATCGTGACGGCTACGTCGCGGTTCAGCTCGGTGCGGGCGAAGCAAAGCAGAAGAACGTTGCCAAGCCGCAGCGTGAGCACTTCGCAAAGGCTCAGGTTCCCCTCAAGATGCGCGTTGCGGAATTCCGCGTCGCCGACGACGCCCTCCTCGAAGTTGGCGCCACGATCGCTGCCTCGCACTTCGTGCCCGGCCAGCTGGTCGACGTGGGTGGCCACACTCAGGGTAAGGGCTTCCAGGGCGCCATGAAGCGCTGGGGCTTCGGCGGTATGCGCGCCACCCACGGTGTTTCGATCTCGCACCGTGCGCACGGTTCGACGGGTAACCGTCAGGATCCGGGCAAGGTGTTCAAGAACAAGAAGATGGCCGGCCACATGGGCGACCGTCAGCGCACCCAGCAGAACCTCGAAGTCGTCCGCGTGGACGACGAGCGTGGCCTGATCTTCGTCAAGGGCTCGGTCCCGGGTTCGAAGAACGCCTGGCTCACCGTTTCGGACGCCGTCAAGGTCGACCGTCACGCAGAGGCTCCGTACCCCGCCGGCATCAAATCGGTTGCCAACACCAATGATACGGCCGCTGCCGTGACCCCGGCTGAAGCCGTGGCTCCCGAAGCGACCGAAGGCCAGGAGGGCTAA
- the rplD gene encoding 50S ribosomal protein L4 — MKVQVLNLDGTAGKGDIELSDDVFGLEPRADILHRVVTWQLENRRGIARATRERSDVARTGKKFGNQKGGGSARHGDRAAPVFIGGGKAHGARRREFNISLNKKIRALGLKMALSAKAQNGLVIVDSLDVSDAKTKALAGQLAKANFGKKVLVMDGEQVNEGFALAARNIVGVNVLPAVGANVYDILKHDTLVLTRAAVEKLEARFNG, encoded by the coding sequence ATGAAGGTTCAGGTCCTCAACCTCGACGGCACCGCCGGCAAGGGTGACATCGAACTGTCGGACGACGTGTTCGGTCTCGAGCCCCGCGCCGACATCCTGCATCGCGTCGTCACCTGGCAGCTCGAGAACCGTCGCGGCATTGCCCGCGCGACCCGCGAGCGCTCGGACGTTGCCCGCACCGGTAAGAAGTTCGGTAACCAGAAGGGCGGCGGTTCCGCTCGTCACGGCGACCGCGCAGCGCCGGTGTTTATCGGCGGTGGTAAGGCTCACGGTGCCCGTCGCCGCGAGTTCAACATTTCGCTGAACAAGAAGATCCGTGCACTCGGTCTGAAGATGGCCCTTTCGGCCAAGGCTCAGAACGGTCTCGTGATCGTCGATTCGCTCGACGTTTCCGACGCCAAGACCAAGGCGCTCGCCGGTCAGCTCGCCAAGGCGAACTTCGGCAAGAAGGTTCTCGTCATGGACGGTGAGCAGGTCAACGAGGGCTTCGCCCTGGCTGCCCGCAACATCGTCGGCGTGAACGTGCTCCCGGCTGTCGGCGCGAACGTCTACGACATCCTGAAGCACGACACGCTGGTGCTGACGCGCGCCGCTGTCGAAAAGCTGGAGGCGCGTTTCAATGGCTAA
- a CDS encoding 50S ribosomal protein L23, with translation MAKTVDIRHYDVILSPHITEKSTLLSEQNAVVFKVADKATKPEIKAAVEALFDVKVTGVNTLNVKGKTKRWRGKAYRRSDVKKAIVTLAEGQSIDITEGVRG, from the coding sequence ATGGCTAAGACCGTGGACATCCGTCACTACGACGTGATCCTCTCGCCGCACATCACCGAGAAGTCGACTCTGCTTTCCGAACAGAACGCCGTCGTCTTCAAGGTTGCTGACAAGGCGACCAAGCCCGAGATCAAGGCCGCCGTCGAAGCTCTGTTCGACGTCAAGGTCACCGGCGTGAACACGCTGAACGTCAAGGGTAAGACCAAGCGCTGGCGCGGTAAGGCTTACCGCCGCAGCGACGTGAAGAAGGCGATCGTCACGCTGGCCGAAGGTCAGTCGATTGATATCACCGAAGGCGTGCGGGGTTAA
- the rplB gene encoding 50S ribosomal protein L2, giving the protein MALKSYNPTSPARRGLVLVDKSSLWKGKPVKALTEGKNKTGGRNNKGHVTSRGIAGGHKQKYRFIDFKRRKWDMEATVERIEYDPNRTAFIALVKYTDGELAYIIAPQRLAVGDVVIAGEKTDVKPGNAMLLSQMPVGTICHNVEMKPGKGGQIARSAGTYVQVVGRDRGMVIVRLNSGEQRYLRGDCMGTVGAVSNPDNANQTLAKAGRGRWLGRRPLTRGVAKNPVDHPHGGGEGRTSGGRHPVTPWGKPTKGARTRNNKQTDKMIIRSRHAKKKR; this is encoded by the coding sequence ATGGCACTTAAGAGCTACAACCCGACCAGCCCCGCTCGCCGCGGTCTGGTCCTTGTCGACAAGTCGTCGCTGTGGAAGGGCAAGCCGGTCAAGGCGCTTACCGAAGGTAAGAACAAGACCGGTGGCCGCAACAACAAGGGTCATGTCACTTCGCGTGGCATCGCCGGTGGTCACAAGCAAAAGTACCGCTTCATCGATTTCAAGCGTCGTAAGTGGGACATGGAAGCGACCGTGGAGCGTATCGAATACGATCCCAACCGCACCGCGTTCATCGCGCTCGTGAAGTACACCGACGGTGAACTGGCTTACATCATTGCGCCGCAGCGTCTCGCCGTCGGCGACGTCGTGATCGCCGGTGAAAAGACCGACGTGAAGCCGGGTAACGCCATGCTTCTGTCGCAGATGCCGGTTGGCACGATCTGCCACAACGTCGAGATGAAGCCCGGCAAGGGCGGCCAGATTGCCCGTTCGGCCGGTACGTATGTGCAGGTCGTCGGCCGTGACCGCGGCATGGTCATCGTTCGCCTTAACTCGGGTGAGCAGCGCTACCTGCGTGGCGACTGCATGGGCACCGTTGGCGCCGTGTCGAACCCCGACAACGCCAACCAGACCCTCGCCAAGGCCGGTCGCGGCCGTTGGTTGGGTCGCCGTCCGCTTACCCGCGGTGTTGCCAAGAACCCGGTCGACCACCCGCACGGTGGTGGTGAAGGCCGTACCTCGGGCGGCCGTCACCCGGTCACTCCGTGGGGCAAGCCGACCAAGGGCGCTCGCACTCGCAACAACAAGCAGACGGACAAGATGATCATCCGTTCGCGCCACGCCAAGAAGAAGAGGTAA
- the rpsS gene encoding 30S ribosomal protein S19 translates to MARSVWKGPFVDLYLLKKAEVAQDAGTRAGPIKTWSRRSTILPQFVGLTFQVYNGHKFIPVAVNEDMVGHKLGEFAPTRTFPGHAADKKGKRK, encoded by the coding sequence ATGGCACGTTCCGTCTGGAAAGGCCCCTTCGTCGACCTGTACCTTCTCAAGAAGGCCGAGGTCGCGCAGGATGCCGGCACCCGCGCTGGTCCGATCAAGACCTGGTCGCGTCGCTCCACCATCCTTCCGCAGTTCGTTGGTCTGACCTTCCAGGTCTATAACGGGCACAAGTTCATCCCCGTTGCCGTCAACGAGGACATGGTCGGCCACAAGCTCGGCGAATTCGCGCCCACGCGCACGTTCCCGGGTCACGCTGCCGACAAGAAGGGTAAGCGCAAGTGA
- the rplV gene encoding 50S ribosomal protein L22 produces the protein MSKQAAPRRVGEKEALAVGTTIRGSAQKLNLVAALIRGRKVEDAMNILAFSKKAMAQDARKILASAIANAENNHNLDVDALVVAEASVGKSITMKRFHARGRGKSTRILKPFSRLRIVVREVEEA, from the coding sequence GTGAGCAAGCAGGCAGCACCCCGCCGCGTAGGCGAAAAGGAAGCTCTGGCTGTCGGCACCACCATCCGTGGTTCGGCCCAGAAGCTCAACCTGGTCGCCGCGCTTATCCGTGGCCGCAAGGTCGAGGACGCGATGAACATCCTGGCCTTCTCCAAGAAGGCGATGGCCCAGGACGCTCGTAAGATCCTCGCTTCGGCGATCGCGAATGCGGAAAACAACCACAACCTCGACGTCGACGCTCTCGTCGTCGCCGAGGCGTCGGTCGGCAAGTCGATCACCATGAAGCGTTTCCACGCTCGTGGTCGCGGCAAGTCCACCCGTATCCTCAAGCCGTTTTCGCGCCTGCGGATCGTCGTTCGCGAAGTCGAGGAGGCCTGA
- the rpsC gene encoding 30S ribosomal protein S3 yields the protein MGHKSNPIGLRLQINRTWDSRWFAEGRDYGKLLEEDLKIRKFIVAKLPQAAISKVVIERPAKLCRISIYAARPGVIIGKKGADIEKLRKELATMTGSEVKLNIVEIRKPEIDAKLVAQGIADQLIRRVAFRRAMKRAMQSAMRLGAEGVKIMCGGRLGGAEIARVEQYREGRVPLHTLRANIDYAEAEALTAYGIIGIKVWIFKGEILGHDPTAQDRLMLEAQTSGVRPAR from the coding sequence ATGGGTCATAAGAGCAATCCGATCGGTCTGCGTCTGCAGATCAACCGTACCTGGGACAGCCGCTGGTTCGCGGAAGGCCGGGACTACGGCAAGCTGCTTGAGGAAGACCTCAAGATCCGCAAGTTCATCGTCGCGAAGCTGCCCCAGGCCGCTATCTCGAAGGTGGTCATCGAGCGTCCGGCCAAGCTGTGCCGCATCTCGATCTACGCAGCCCGTCCCGGTGTGATCATCGGCAAGAAGGGTGCTGACATCGAGAAGCTCCGCAAGGAGCTGGCCACGATGACCGGCAGCGAAGTGAAGCTGAACATCGTCGAAATCCGCAAGCCGGAAATCGACGCCAAGCTCGTCGCTCAGGGCATTGCCGATCAGCTGATCCGTCGTGTGGCCTTCCGCCGTGCGATGAAGCGTGCGATGCAGTCCGCGATGCGTCTGGGCGCCGAAGGCGTCAAGATCATGTGCGGTGGCCGTCTCGGCGGCGCTGAAATCGCCCGCGTCGAGCAGTACCGCGAAGGTCGCGTGCCGCTTCACACGCTGCGTGCGAACATCGACTATGCTGAAGCCGAAGCGCTTACCGCGTACGGTATCATCGGCATCAAGGTCTGGATCTTCAAGGGTGAGATCCTGGGCCACGACCCGACGGCGCAGGACCGCCTGATGCTGGAGGCTCAGACCTCCGGCGTTCGTCCCGCGCGTTGA
- the rplP gene encoding 50S ribosomal protein L16 gives MLQPKKTKFRKAFKGRIKGDAKGGTDLNFGSYGLKALEPERITARQIEAARRAITRHIKRQGRLWIRVFPDVPVSKKPAEVRQGKGKGSVEYWAARVKPGRILFELDGVAGPLAAEAFSRAAMKLPIKTKVVARLGDTSHLGGE, from the coding sequence ATGCTGCAACCGAAGAAGACCAAGTTCCGCAAAGCCTTCAAAGGCCGGATCAAGGGTGATGCCAAGGGTGGCACCGACCTGAACTTCGGCTCGTACGGCCTCAAGGCCCTCGAGCCGGAGCGGATCACCGCTCGCCAGATCGAAGCGGCCCGCCGCGCGATCACGCGTCACATCAAGCGCCAGGGCCGTCTCTGGATCCGCGTTTTCCCCGACGTGCCGGTTTCGAAGAAGCCTGCTGAAGTCCGTCAGGGTAAGGGCAAGGGTTCGGTCGAATACTGGGCTGCCCGTGTCAAGCCGGGCCGCATCCTGTTCGAACTGGATGGCGTCGCTGGCCCGCTCGCAGCCGAGGCGTTCAGCCGTGCTGCGATGAAGCTGCCGATCAAGACCAAGGTCGTTGCTCGCCTCGGCGACACCTCGCACCTTGGCGGCGAGTAA
- the rpmC gene encoding 50S ribosomal protein L29, translated as MANKIEDLRAKTDDQLTADLVDLKREQFNLRFQAATSQLEAPARIKQVRRDIARIKTLQAERAAKA; from the coding sequence ATGGCTAACAAGATCGAAGACCTTCGCGCCAAGACCGACGACCAGCTCACCGCTGATCTCGTCGACCTGAAGCGCGAACAGTTCAACCTGCGGTTCCAGGCCGCGACCAGCCAGCTTGAGGCGCCTGCGCGCATCAAGCAGGTGCGTCGCGACATCGCCCGCATCAAGACGCTCCAGGCTGAGCGCGCAGCGAAGGCCTGA
- the rpsQ gene encoding 30S ribosomal protein S17, which produces MPKRILIGTVVSDKTDKTVTVLVERKVKHPLYGKIIRRSKKYHAHDEDNAFKTGERVRIEETKPYSKTKTWKVLDRLQASKGTALEAEV; this is translated from the coding sequence ATGCCCAAGCGTATTCTGATCGGGACCGTCGTTTCCGACAAGACCGACAAGACCGTGACCGTGCTGGTCGAGCGCAAGGTGAAGCACCCCCTCTACGGGAAGATCATCCGTCGCTCGAAGAAGTACCACGCTCACGACGAAGACAACGCCTTCAAGACCGGCGAACGCGTCCGGATCGAGGAGACGAAGCCCTACTCGAAGACCAAGACCTGGAAGGTTCTTGACCGTCTTCAGGCGAGCAAGGGCACGGCGCTGGAAGCCGAGGTCTAA
- the rplN gene encoding 50S ribosomal protein L14, whose protein sequence is MIQMQSNLDVADNSGAKRVQCIKVLGGSKRRFAGVGDIIVVSIKEAQPRARVKKGDVHRAVIVRTKKDVRRADGSVIRFDGNAAVLINKNEEPIGTRIFGPVVRELRGRGFMKIISLAPEVL, encoded by the coding sequence ATGATCCAGATGCAATCCAATCTCGACGTCGCGGACAACAGCGGCGCAAAGCGCGTCCAGTGCATCAAGGTGCTGGGTGGCTCGAAGCGTCGTTTCGCAGGCGTCGGCGACATCATCGTGGTGTCGATTAAGGAGGCGCAGCCCCGCGCTCGCGTCAAGAAGGGCGACGTTCACCGTGCGGTGATCGTTCGTACCAAGAAGGACGTGCGTCGCGCTGACGGCAGCGTGATCCGCTTCGACGGCAACGCCGCCGTGCTGATCAACAAGAACGAGGAGCCGATCGGCACCCGTATCTTTGGCCCAGTCGTGCGCGAGCTTCGCGGCCGTGGCTTCATGAAGATCATCTCGCTTGCTCCGGAGGTGCTGTAA
- the rplX gene encoding 50S ribosomal protein L24: MAAAKIKKGDSVVVLSGKDKGRTGTVLQVLPKDAKVVVEGVNVATKHRKPTQQNPQGGIERTPAPMAISKVAVADKDGKPTRVRFEVKDGKKVRVAVKSGETIDG, from the coding sequence ATGGCTGCCGCGAAGATCAAGAAGGGTGACTCCGTCGTCGTCCTGTCCGGCAAGGACAAGGGCCGCACCGGCACCGTGCTTCAGGTTCTCCCGAAGGACGCCAAGGTCGTCGTCGAGGGCGTGAACGTCGCTACCAAGCACCGCAAGCCGACCCAGCAGAACCCGCAGGGCGGTATCGAGCGCACTCCGGCTCCGATGGCGATCAGCAAGGTTGCAGTCGCGGACAAGGACGGCAAGCCGACCCGCGTTCGCTTCGAAGTCAAGGACGGCAAGAAGGTCCGCGTGGCCGTGAAGTCCGGGGAGACCATCGATGGCTGA
- the rplE gene encoding 50S ribosomal protein L5, whose product MADYTPRMRTRYDDAIVKAMTEKFGYKNAMEVPKIEKITLNMGVGEASQDKKKVQTAAVEMEAIAGQKPVITKARKSIAQFKLREGMPIGCKVTLRRERMYEFLDRLITIAMPRIRDFRGLNPKSFDGRGNYAMGLKEQIIFPEISYDKIEKVRGMDIIVTTTAKTDEEARELLRLFGFPFPAEAASEQKEAA is encoded by the coding sequence ATGGCTGATTACACTCCGCGCATGCGCACTCGCTATGACGACGCGATCGTCAAGGCGATGACCGAGAAGTTCGGTTACAAGAACGCGATGGAAGTGCCCAAGATCGAAAAGATCACGCTCAACATGGGTGTGGGCGAGGCGAGCCAGGACAAGAAGAAGGTCCAGACCGCCGCTGTCGAAATGGAAGCCATCGCTGGTCAGAAGCCGGTGATCACCAAGGCCCGCAAGTCGATCGCACAGTTCAAGCTGCGCGAAGGCATGCCGATTGGCTGCAAGGTGACCCTGCGTCGCGAGCGTATGTACGAATTTCTCGACCGTCTCATCACGATCGCGATGCCCCGCATCCGCGACTTCCGTGGCCTGAACCCCAAGTCGTTCGACGGCCGCGGCAACTACGCGATGGGTCTCAAGGAGCAGATCATCTTCCCGGAGATCAGCTACGACAAGATCGAGAAGGTGCGTGGTATGGACATCATCGTCACCACCACCGCTAAGACCGACGAAGAAGCACGCGAACTGCTGCGTCTTTTCGGTTTCCCGTTCCCGGCCGAAGCGGCTTCGGAACAGAAGGAAGCGGCGTGA
- the rpsN gene encoding 30S ribosomal protein S14 — MAKLSSVNKNERRKKLVKKYAGKYERLKAVAADESLDETERLIARLKLAEIPRNGNPTRVRNRCATTGRPRGYYRKFGLCRVELRDLANKGMIPGVTKSSW, encoded by the coding sequence ATGGCGAAACTGAGTTCCGTGAACAAGAACGAGCGTCGCAAGAAGCTCGTCAAGAAGTATGCAGGCAAGTACGAGCGCCTCAAGGCGGTCGCTGCTGATGAATCGCTCGATGAAACCGAGCGTCTCATTGCTCGCCTGAAGCTGGCCGAGATCCCGCGCAACGGCAACCCGACCCGGGTCCGCAATCGCTGCGCTACGACCGGCCGTCCGCGCGGTTATTACCGCAAGTTCGGCCTCTGCCGCGTCGAGCTGCGTGATCTTGCCAACAAGGGCATGATCCCCGGCGTGACCAAGTCGAGCTGGTAA
- the rpsH gene encoding 30S ribosomal protein S8 has product MALTDPLGDMLTRIRNGQQAKKDSVLSPASKLRARVLEVLQREGYIRGFSDDATGAHPQLRIELKYFEGEAAIKHIARVSKPGRRVYSGSKELPVVRNGLGITIVSTPRGVLSDAEARSQNVGGEVLAEVF; this is encoded by the coding sequence ATGGCATTGACCGATCCCCTGGGTGATATGCTCACCCGCATCCGCAACGGCCAGCAGGCGAAGAAGGACTCGGTTCTTTCTCCCGCCAGCAAGCTGCGTGCGCGCGTGCTCGAAGTTCTGCAGCGTGAAGGTTACATCCGTGGTTTCAGCGATGACGCCACTGGTGCCCACCCGCAGCTGCGCATCGAGCTGAAGTATTTCGAGGGCGAAGCCGCTATCAAGCACATCGCCCGCGTCTCCAAGCCTGGCCGCCGCGTCTACTCGGGTTCGAAGGAACTCCCGGTTGTGCGCAACGGTCTCGGCATCACCATCGTTTCGACGCCGCGCGGCGTGCTCTCGGATGCCGAAGCACGTTCGCAGAACGTCGGCGGCGAAGTGCTGGCGGAGGTGTTCTGA
- the rplF gene encoding 50S ribosomal protein L6 has protein sequence MSRIGKKPVVIPGGVTAAIDNGVLSVKGPKGTLTLGLSDLVTYAVEEGSIAVQPANQSKAARSHWGMQRTLVSNLVEGVTNGFSKVLEIKGVGYRAAAQGKNLKLQLGYSHDVDIAVPEGIEVKTPDNTTVEISGIDKQKVGQLAAEIRRWRKPEPYKGKGIKYRGEFIFRKEGKKK, from the coding sequence ATGAGCCGCATCGGCAAAAAGCCGGTTGTGATCCCTGGCGGGGTTACTGCCGCCATCGACAATGGCGTCCTCAGCGTCAAGGGCCCCAAGGGCACCCTGACCCTGGGTCTGTCGGACCTCGTGACCTACGCGGTCGAAGAAGGTTCGATTGCCGTTCAGCCTGCCAACCAGTCCAAGGCTGCCCGCAGCCACTGGGGCATGCAGCGCACCCTCGTCTCGAATCTGGTTGAAGGCGTTACCAACGGCTTCTCCAAGGTCCTCGAGATCAAGGGCGTCGGCTACCGTGCCGCGGCTCAGGGCAAGAACCTGAAGCTGCAGCTCGGCTACTCGCACGACGTCGACATCGCTGTGCCGGAAGGCATCGAGGTCAAGACCCCGGATAACACCACGGTCGAGATCTCTGGTATTGACAAGCAGAAGGTCGGCCAGCTTGCGGCCGAAATTCGCCGCTGGCGCAAGCCCGAACCCTACAAGGGCAAGGGTATCAAGTACCGTGGCGAGTTCATCTTCCGCAAGGAAGGGAAGAAGAAGTAA
- the rplR gene encoding 50S ribosomal protein L18 translates to MAKLSLFARRARRVRTALKARSGGRPRLSVHRTGRHIYAQIIDDAQGRTLAAANTLGGKGTDKDAATRVGKELAEAAKKAGVTSVVFDRGGFLFHGRVKALAEAAREGGLEF, encoded by the coding sequence ATGGCCAAGCTTTCCCTTTTTGCGCGCCGCGCTCGTCGCGTCCGCACGGCCCTGAAGGCCCGTTCGGGTGGCCGTCCTCGCCTGTCGGTGCACCGCACCGGCCGTCACATCTATGCGCAGATCATCGACGATGCGCAGGGCCGTACGCTGGCCGCCGCCAATACCCTTGGCGGCAAGGGCACCGACAAGGATGCCGCTACCCGCGTTGGCAAGGAACTCGCCGAGGCCGCCAAGAAGGCGGGTGTTACCTCGGTAGTGTTCGACCGTGGCGGTTTCCTCTTCCATGGCCGCGTCAAGGCGCTGGCCGAAGCCGCCCGTGAAGGCGGGCTGGAGTTCTGA
- the rpsE gene encoding 30S ribosomal protein S5: MADANTEIQTDVPAEGGQEVREGRGRGRGRGERGERGGRGRRDDRRGGRGNNEEEQGEELIEKLVHINRVSKTVKGGKRFGFAALVVVGDGKGRVGFGHAKAREVPEAITKATASAKKKMVRVPLKDGRTLHHDGKGHFGAGKVNVRTAPAGTGIIAGGPMRAVFESLGVHDVVTKSVGTSNPYNMIRATFDALTNQTSPKSVAQRRGKKVADLLGRGGASEAEAEAAAEAIAE, translated from the coding sequence ATGGCTGACGCAAACACCGAAATCCAGACCGACGTCCCGGCCGAAGGCGGCCAGGAAGTCCGTGAAGGTCGCGGTCGCGGTCGCGGCCGTGGCGAACGCGGCGAGCGTGGCGGCCGTGGCCGTCGCGACGACCGCCGTGGCGGCCGTGGCAACAACGAGGAAGAACAGGGCGAGGAGCTCATCGAGAAGCTCGTCCACATCAACCGCGTTTCGAAGACCGTGAAGGGCGGTAAGCGCTTCGGTTTCGCAGCTCTCGTCGTCGTTGGCGACGGCAAGGGCCGCGTCGGCTTCGGCCACGCCAAGGCTCGCGAAGTGCCTGAAGCGATCACGAAGGCCACTGCTTCTGCAAAGAAGAAGATGGTTCGCGTGCCGCTCAAGGACGGTCGCACCCTGCACCATGACGGCAAGGGCCACTTCGGCGCCGGCAAGGTGAACGTGCGTACGGCTCCCGCTGGTACCGGCATCATCGCCGGTGGCCCGATGCGCGCCGTGTTCGAGAGCTTGGGTGTCCATGACGTCGTGACCAAGTCGGTCGGCACCTCGAATCCGTACAACATGATCCGCGCCACCTTCGACGCGCTGACCAACCAGACTTCGCCGAAGTCGGTTGCCCAGCGTCGTGGCAAGAAGGTCGCTGACCTTCTGGGTCGTGGCGGCGCCAGCGAGGCAGAGGCGGAAGCCGCTGCCGAAGCCATCGCGGAGTAA